One part of the Raphanus sativus cultivar WK10039 chromosome 7, ASM80110v3, whole genome shotgun sequence genome encodes these proteins:
- the LOC108816149 gene encoding uncharacterized protein LOC108816149, with the protein MVVAETAEATMVFTTEGPRISFSADLSSSDSEGDYICINPDNLLPQDRSSAKVTGDFEFLSNTQTMLTAADELFSEGKLLPYWQVKHSEKLQNVTLKTKVVDVEEEVEEDRKVVKEETVHNNNNTKEQDSNSNNRGSWFLDDDPSPRPPNCTVLWKELLRLKKQRTTKTTTTVSSTKASTLSPSSSSSSTSSSSSSIGDAVKEESEKKGKKGLERTRSVTMRIRPMIHVPVCTPSKPPLFPLRLQRNRAEKRT; encoded by the coding sequence ATGGTAGTAGCGGAAACGGCGGAGGCCACGATGGTTTTCACGACGGAGGGACCTCGCATTTCCTTCTCCGCCGATCTTTCGTCATCAGACAGCGAGGGAGACTACATCTGCATCAACCCGGACAATCTGCTTCCACAAGACAGAAGCTCGGCGAAAGTCACCGGAGACTTTGAGTTTCTGTCGAACACACAAACGATGCTCACCGCCGCAGACGAGCTGTTCTCCGAAGGGAAGCTGCTTCCTTACTGGCAGGTCAAACACTCGGAGAAGCTTCAAAACGTTACACTGAAAACAAAAGTCGTCGACGTggaagaagaagtagaagaagatcGTAAAGTGGTTAAAGAAGAGACTGTTCACAACAATAACAACACCAAGGAGCAGGATAGTAACAGCAATAACAGAGGAAGCTGGTTTCTTGACGATGATCCTTCTCCTCGtccaccaaactgcactgttctTTGGAAGGAGCTTTTGCGGCTGAAGAAACAGAGGACCACTAAGACTACAACGACGGTTTCTTCGACGAAGGCATCGACTCTCTCGCCTTCTTCATCTTCGAGCTCGACTTCGTCTTCTTCGAGCTCTATCGGGGATGCGGTGAAGGAGGAGAGCGAGAAGAAAGGGAAGAAAGGGTTAGAGAGGACGAGATCTGTGACTATGAGGATAAGACCCATGATTCATGTTCCTGTTTGTACCCCCTCTAAGCCTCCTCTCTTTCCTCTAAGGCTTCAGAGAAACAGAGCAGAGAAACGAACTTGA